In Dryobates pubescens isolate bDryPub1 chromosome 12, bDryPub1.pri, whole genome shotgun sequence, one genomic interval encodes:
- the LOC104305039 gene encoding trefoil factor 1, whose translation MDPKVICVLSVILVVALSTLAEGVAAPSRCQCKVAALERINCGYPGISAAECKRIGCCFNNSVPDMPWCFKPKPKKVRKFCPTDVRGRRNCGFPGITAKECERKGCCFNSHPAGVPWCFYHRVVEEVMIDLSAYLM comes from the exons ATGGATCCCAAAGTGATCTGTGTGCTCTCTGTCATCCTCGTCGTAGCACTCAGTACCCTGGCAGAGGGGGTAGCTGCACCAT CAAGATGCCAGTGTAAGGTAGCCGCCCTGGAGCGGATCAACTGTGGTTACCCAGGAATCTCAGCAGCGGAGTGCAAGAGAATTGGGTGCTGCTTCAACAACTCAGTCCCTGACATGCCCTGGTGCTTTAAGCCTAAACCCAAGAAAG TTAGGAAATTCTGTCCTACTGATGTTCGCGGCAGGAGGAACTGCGGCTTCCCCGGCATCACGGCTAAGGAGTGTGAGAGGAAGGGTTGCTGCTTCAACTCACATCCCGCCGGGGTCCCCTGGTGCTTCTACCACCGTGTGGTGGAGGAAG ttatgaTTGACCTTTCAGCATATCTAATGTAG